One part of the Ornithodoros turicata isolate Travis chromosome 2, ASM3712646v1, whole genome shotgun sequence genome encodes these proteins:
- the LOC135383572 gene encoding neprilysin-1-like isoform X2 has translation MRYRLKLQAESSLKALAQIYRQQKELEAQVASGDFFGASNAHCGDALCRWHTNHLWGRLNLSVDPCEDFYSFVCSASWFENETIQDQPYALFSAAQLMADVDDALSRRFAALNVGSTAWSFVYQSAELLRACASAPRTGSSWEDVREILSDIGIAGWPYVNSSKELNLVSLVAKMERSMGFCPFADVTLFNYSVITDYEIHISPPTTLLRRFVLHRNFAGLPISVYEEELRKVLDKFLPNKSRSERLGSDIVAFERHVEAIDTVETVPVNEQFMNINELGKVSKWNWKTFLNSVFEGIKNITDDIVMCVRCSFFKKLTVVIEETPSITLINYVGIRVLVALSPLLPEENEFLMILGQEIPGLSGISQRHHSCVNLLERVYRYGTAMIARMSLSKNLLNVYRTHYDKQVDHLAQALTRAVVRRSKRISWMTQDRERTVAAAKFQTIVMDIFGTTPSVYWPALYYGIASPRINRSDVVKSYVKLLQHTRKSYLGSISPNLDFDAKYAGRVFIPEAAYFHSRSFLFIPQVVVGFLNHVSNEIDSSFIPVVGRPILEAVMRVLDDVGAHVDDKHGLRSWWTASTTSNIDSLKKCLIDQYAAMYWPSADMKRWKSYVDINRLLREVALTGPLYDTFASTTPASMTVKISNGSEFDSQRLFFINYALSLCDHHRRHDVVRLQRKLRVVPGAVVVNLALMNSQEFSRAYKCQVGSPMNPEKRCMFW, from the exons GTGGCACACGAACCATTTGTGGGGACGGCTCAACCTGTCCGTTGACCCCTGCGAGGACTTCTACTCGTTCGTCTGCTCCGCCTCCTGGTTCGAAAACGAGACAATCCAAGACCAGCCCTATGCGTTATTCTCTGCAGCGCAACTCATGGCGGATGTGGACGACGCCCTCTCGCGGCGCTTTGCGGCGTTAAACGTTGGGTCGACCGCGTGGAGCTTTGTTTACCAGTCTGCGGAGCTTCTAAGGGCTTGCGCCAGTGCTCCAAGGACAGGGTCATCTTGGGAGGATGTGCGAGAAATCTTGAGTGATATCGGCATTGCAG gTTGGCCGTACGTGAACTCTTCGAAGGAGCTAAACCTCGTTTCGCTCGTCGCCAAGATGGAGCGAAGCATGGGCTTCTGCCCGTTCGCTGACGTCACTCTGTTCAACTACTCTGTCATAACAGATTACGAGATCCACATCTCACCACCCACGACGCTTCTACGGCGATTCGTCTTACACCGGAACTTTGCTGGACTTCCGATTTCAGTTTATGAAGAGGAACTACGTAAAGTATTGGACAAATTTCTCCCAAATAAGAGCAGGAGCGAAAGACTAGGGAGCGACATTGTCGCATTCGAAAGACATGTGGAAGCGATAGACACGGTGGAAACTGTTCCAGTGAACGAGCAGTTCATGAACATCAATGAACTCGGGAAAGTCTCTAAATGGAACTGGAAGACGTTTCTCAACAGCGTGTTTGAGGGCATCAAGAACATCACAGATGATATTGTTATGTGTGTGCGATGCTCCTTCTTCAAGAAGTTGACTGTAGTCATCGAAGAAACACCGTCTATAACTTTGATAAACTATGTCGGTATCAGGGTTTTAGTGGCCTTGTCGCCTCTCTTGCCGGAAGAGAACGAGTTTTTGATGATACTAGGCCAAGAGATACCAGGACTCAGCGGCATTTCACAGCGCCATCATTCTTGCGTGAATCTTTTAGAAAGAGTTTATCGCTACGGAACCGCTATGATAGCTCGTATGTCGTTGTCCAAGAACCTCCTGAACGTCTACCGGACACACTACGACAAACAAGTCGACCATCTCGCGCAGGCGTTGACACGAGCCGTGGTTCGGCGCTCCAAGAGGATAAGCTGGATGACTCAAGACCGTGAACGTACAGTGGCTGCTGCTAAGTTCCAGACCATCGTTATGGATATCTTCGGCACTACCCCAAGCGTCTATTGGCCGGCTTTGTATTACGGCATCGCATCACCACGAATCAATAGAAGTGATGTCGTAAAAAGTTACGTGAAGCTCCTTCAGCACACCAGAAAAAGTTACTTGGGCTCAATCTCGCCGAACCTGGATTTTGACGCCAAGTATGCAGGAAGGGTATTCATACCAGAAGCCGCTTATTTtcactctagaagcttcctgtttATTCCTCAAGTCGTGGTAGGGTTTTTGAACCACGTGTCCAACGAAATCGACAGCAGTTTTATTCCGGTGGTTGGAAGGCCTATCCTGGAAGCAGTGATGCGCGTTCTGGACGATGTTGGTGCCCACGTCGATGATAAACATGGCTTGAGGTCCTGGTGGACGGCTAGCACAACCTCGAATATTGACAGTCTGAAGAAGTGTCTGATCGATCAGTATGCGGCGATGTATTGGCCTAGTGCTGATATGAAGCGATGGAAGAGTTACGTGGACATCAACAGGCTTCTTCGCGAGGTGGCGCTGACTGGTCCATTGTACGACACGTTTGCGTCCACCACTCCAGCGTCTATGACAGTGAAGATCTCTAATGGCAGTGAGTTTGATTCACAGAGACTATTTTTCATAAACTATGCATTGTCACTTTGCGATCACCACAGACGCCACGACGTGGTTCGTCTCCAAAGGAAGTTAAGGGTTGTGCCTGGTGCGGTTGTGGTTAATTTGGCCCTCATGAACTCGCAGGAATTTTCTAGGGCGTATAAGTGTCAAGTTGGATCTCCAATGAATCCAGAAAAGCGCTGCATGTTTTGGTGA
- the LOC135383572 gene encoding neprilysin-21-like isoform X3 — translation MADVDDALSRRFAALNVGSTAWSFVYQSAELLRACASAPRTGSSWEDVREILSDIGIAGWPYVNSSKELNLVSLVAKMERSMGFCPFADVTLFNYSVITDYEIHISPPTTLLRRFVLHRNFAGLPISVYEEELRKVLDKFLPNKSRSERLGSDIVAFERHVEAIDTVETVPVNEQFMNINELGKVSKWNWKTFLNSVFEGIKNITDDIVMCVRCSFFKKLTVVIEETPSITLINYVGIRVLVALSPLLPEENEFLMILGQEIPGLSGISQRHHSCVNLLERVYRYGTAMIARMSLSKNLLNVYRTHYDKQVDHLAQALTRAVVRRSKRISWMTQDRERTVAAAKFQTIVMDIFGTTPSVYWPALYYGIASPRINRSDVVKSYVKLLQHTRKSYLGSISPNLDFDAKYAGRVFIPEAAYFHSRSFLFIPQVVVGFLNHVSNEIDSSFIPVVGRPILEAVMRVLDDVGAHVDDKHGLRSWWTASTTSNIDSLKKCLIDQYAAMYWPSADMKRWKSYVDINRLLREVALTGPLYDTFASTTPASMTVKISNGSEFDSQRLFFINYALSLCDHHRRHDVVRLQRKLRVVPGAVVVNLALMNSQEFSRAYKCQVGSPMNPEKRCMFW, via the exons ATGGCGGATGTGGACGACGCCCTCTCGCGGCGCTTTGCGGCGTTAAACGTTGGGTCGACCGCGTGGAGCTTTGTTTACCAGTCTGCGGAGCTTCTAAGGGCTTGCGCCAGTGCTCCAAGGACAGGGTCATCTTGGGAGGATGTGCGAGAAATCTTGAGTGATATCGGCATTGCAG gTTGGCCGTACGTGAACTCTTCGAAGGAGCTAAACCTCGTTTCGCTCGTCGCCAAGATGGAGCGAAGCATGGGCTTCTGCCCGTTCGCTGACGTCACTCTGTTCAACTACTCTGTCATAACAGATTACGAGATCCACATCTCACCACCCACGACGCTTCTACGGCGATTCGTCTTACACCGGAACTTTGCTGGACTTCCGATTTCAGTTTATGAAGAGGAACTACGTAAAGTATTGGACAAATTTCTCCCAAATAAGAGCAGGAGCGAAAGACTAGGGAGCGACATTGTCGCATTCGAAAGACATGTGGAAGCGATAGACACGGTGGAAACTGTTCCAGTGAACGAGCAGTTCATGAACATCAATGAACTCGGGAAAGTCTCTAAATGGAACTGGAAGACGTTTCTCAACAGCGTGTTTGAGGGCATCAAGAACATCACAGATGATATTGTTATGTGTGTGCGATGCTCCTTCTTCAAGAAGTTGACTGTAGTCATCGAAGAAACACCGTCTATAACTTTGATAAACTATGTCGGTATCAGGGTTTTAGTGGCCTTGTCGCCTCTCTTGCCGGAAGAGAACGAGTTTTTGATGATACTAGGCCAAGAGATACCAGGACTCAGCGGCATTTCACAGCGCCATCATTCTTGCGTGAATCTTTTAGAAAGAGTTTATCGCTACGGAACCGCTATGATAGCTCGTATGTCGTTGTCCAAGAACCTCCTGAACGTCTACCGGACACACTACGACAAACAAGTCGACCATCTCGCGCAGGCGTTGACACGAGCCGTGGTTCGGCGCTCCAAGAGGATAAGCTGGATGACTCAAGACCGTGAACGTACAGTGGCTGCTGCTAAGTTCCAGACCATCGTTATGGATATCTTCGGCACTACCCCAAGCGTCTATTGGCCGGCTTTGTATTACGGCATCGCATCACCACGAATCAATAGAAGTGATGTCGTAAAAAGTTACGTGAAGCTCCTTCAGCACACCAGAAAAAGTTACTTGGGCTCAATCTCGCCGAACCTGGATTTTGACGCCAAGTATGCAGGAAGGGTATTCATACCAGAAGCCGCTTATTTtcactctagaagcttcctgtttATTCCTCAAGTCGTGGTAGGGTTTTTGAACCACGTGTCCAACGAAATCGACAGCAGTTTTATTCCGGTGGTTGGAAGGCCTATCCTGGAAGCAGTGATGCGCGTTCTGGACGATGTTGGTGCCCACGTCGATGATAAACATGGCTTGAGGTCCTGGTGGACGGCTAGCACAACCTCGAATATTGACAGTCTGAAGAAGTGTCTGATCGATCAGTATGCGGCGATGTATTGGCCTAGTGCTGATATGAAGCGATGGAAGAGTTACGTGGACATCAACAGGCTTCTTCGCGAGGTGGCGCTGACTGGTCCATTGTACGACACGTTTGCGTCCACCACTCCAGCGTCTATGACAGTGAAGATCTCTAATGGCAGTGAGTTTGATTCACAGAGACTATTTTTCATAAACTATGCATTGTCACTTTGCGATCACCACAGACGCCACGACGTGGTTCGTCTCCAAAGGAAGTTAAGGGTTGTGCCTGGTGCGGTTGTGGTTAATTTGGCCCTCATGAACTCGCAGGAATTTTCTAGGGCGTATAAGTGTCAAGTTGGATCTCCAATGAATCCAGAAAAGCGCTGCATGTTTTGGTGA